The Flavobacterium johnsoniae UW101 genomic interval CGGCATATACGCAGCAAGCGATGGCGTCTGGATATTAAACAAAGTATTTCCTTTTGCCGATGTTCTAACACCAGTGTCGTTGATGTGCATGTGTCCGCCAAAATGAATCTGAATTCCGGCATCGGCAAATTGCTGTGCTACTTCTTCATCAGGAACTCTTTGCAATTGCATTTTATTGGCTCCAAAAAGCTGTTTTAATTCAGGCGAAGCATCGTCATTAAAATCAACCATTGGATAATGACTGAAAGCAATAAGCACTTTTCCTCTTTGTTTCGCTTCCGCAGCAACTTTTTTCACCCAATTTAAAAGGTGATTTTTATAAATCAGAACGTTATTATACCCCGTATTCGCTCCCGAAAAATCATACGGATTATTAGGCTCTCCTGATAATTTTTCATTCGGAACATACGCATTCGCATCTATCGCCAAAAGCCAGATTCCTTTTATTGGTTCAACCAGATAGCTGGCATCAGGCAGATACAAATTGGTGTTTTTTATTAGATACGTTCTTTTTTCTAAAACGGATTCTTTTTGAGCTTCCTCAAAATTGTAATTGTCATAATTGTAATTAGAAAAAGGTGTTTCCCAATATAAATCAGTCTTTTTAGGAAAAAAACCAAAATCACGCATTTCGTTAATGGTTTCTTTGTAACCCCAGTTTTTTATATCGGCAGTAATGATGGGTTCCAGTTCTTTTTTGTTTTTACCAAGATTATCTGGAGAACTGCTGATAATCTGCTCTTTCCCATCTTTTCCTAAAAAATCAGTTTTTATGGCATCTTGAGAAAACGGTCTTACAACATCGTGATTTCCTGTAGTGACATAAAAAGAAAGTCCGTGTTTTTGAGAATATTCGTTGAGTATTTTTCGCAGTCCGCGAACGTGAACAGGCTGTCCGTCGTCGCTGAAATCACCCGGAAGCACAACTTGTTTGATGTCTCTTTTTACAATGTCATTTAAGGCTTCTAAAAAGGCGAAATAATTTTCATTGAAAATTCGGGTAGAATGCAATTGCGAATTCATGGTTCGGATATTGGCATATTTGCCTGTTGCCGGATTTGGAATTCCGTTATAATTGCTGTCTTCAAATTTGGCAAAAATATCCTGTAAATGAGCATCGGCTATAAAAGCAATCTGAACTTCTTTTTTAGTGTTCTGCTGTGATTTGCAGGAAGATAAAAAGAATAATAGTACTAGTATAGCCGATGTTCTAAACATGTATTTTGCTGGTTTTATTTTTATGATTATCCTTTATTTATCTTATTTTAAAAATAGAAAACCTGTAAAATCAGACGCGGATTAAACAGATTCGCTAACGCGAAGACGCGGATAAAATCGGGTTTTATTAATCTTTTAAAAATATAAATAGATTATCCGTTTTTATCCGCGTCTTTACGAAGTAAATCCGTTTAATCCGCGTTCTTGCTTAAAGGATAATTCTATTATTTTTTAATGTATGCTTCCAATTTATCTAAAGTGTTTAATTCTGTTTCTCTTGCACATGAAGATAAAATGGTTGTTTCTAAGTTCTTTGCTGGTTTAGAAATCAATAAATACTGCGTTCCGTCGTCTGTAGTTTTTTCAAAATCTTTCGGATTGTATTTAATTGCTCCTCCAACTTCAACAATTTCGGCTGCCACATCTTCCGGATGTTTTCCCCAAACTGCAATATAATCTGCACCTTTTTTCGTTGCACAATCTTTAAAGTAATTTACTCCTGTGGCAAATTGTACTTTCTCTCCAGTTAAAGAAACAGCTTCAACTTTTGCTTCTCTTTTACCTGAAAATACTGTTACGCGAACTAAAATGTCTACTTTTTTTCCTTTGTAAGGCACGCCTCTTGAAATCATTTCCATCCAGGAAGTCGTATCTGTTTTCCCTACTCTTGCCAAACGATTGGTTACCGGATTTAAAGGCACAACTTTTTCTCCATCCCAAAGTTTTACTCCTCCTAAACCAACTGTTGAAGCTACTTTATAATAATCAGCTCCCCAGCCTTCTTTTTGCTGTTCCGGTGTTGGGTACCAATTTGCTTTTCTTAATTCTAAACCTGGTTTGGCTTTAGAATAAACGTCAATTGCTACTTTATCGCTGAAATAAATTCGCAATGCCATCCACTCGTTTTCAACTGCCGGACCGTGATGCCCGATTGTTTTATATAAATCTCCTGATTCTGAGCCGATATCTGTTAGATATGTAATTTTGTCTGACTTCATATACAAACTGTTGTCTGTATTATTCTGTCCAAAACAAACACAGCAAAAAAGTAAAGAGGTTACGATAGATAGTTTCATAATTTAAAATATTATAAGTTTAAGTGTAATTCCTGTAAATTTAAAAACAACTTTCAACAATCTACTAAGAATTCTATCTATTGTTTGGAAATTATCAATTAATACTAAAAATGTGAAATTTCTTAGATAACAAATGTCTTTTTCTTTTCTAACTATACTATTTTTTGCCACAGATTAAAATGATTAACACAGATTAAATTAGTTTTATTAAAAATCTTTCTAATCCTTTTAATCTGTGGCTTTAAAACCAATTTGACTCACTAAAAAAACAATCCCAATTTTATTAATCTACTACTTTTACTAATGTTGGATTAATTCCTAACGGGTTTTTGATGATTTTACAGATTAAAGGAAACTCCGGATTTTTGATAATCCACATTTCGGTTTCGTCTATTTGTGCTTTTACGTGCAATGCATCAATTGTTTTTCCATCAATAGAAATTCCATTTTTATCATAACTTTTATCGAGAACATAAGTTGTATTATTGTAAACAAAGGAATTGTTTTTGACTAAATCCTGATAAGCCGACTGCGAAATCATAAAAAACGTTTCGTTTGATTCTAAGTTCAAAACAGGTGCATATTCTCCTTGATTAAAACTCAAAGCATTTCCGCTTTTTACTGCTTCGGGAAGCATTACTATTTTACTATTTACGCCTCTTGTTTCTAGTTTAAAAGCCAATGCGTTTTTTGAAATTTCGGCCGTAAGCTGTAAAGTTCTGGTTTGTCCGTGCAGTTTGCAGACATAATGCAGCTGGGTATTATTTTTCAATGTCGGAACATAATTCTGTGCGATTGTTGTTTGATAAATGGCACAGAAAAGAATAACTAAAAATATATTTTTCATCTTACTCATCATTTTTATTTTGCTGGTGGTAAAATTGTTGTTCCCCAAGCTGAAGGTTTCGAATCCATTTCTAAAATCAGTTCTCCTCCGTTATTAATATCGTCATGTAAAATCCATGCTTTGTTGTATGGTTTTCCGTTTAGCAAAGCAGTTTTAATATATCTGTTTTTATCACTCATTTTTTTAGTGGTGATTTTAAAACTTTTACCATTCTCTAATTTTACAAATACTTCCTTAATTAAAGGCGTATTGATTAGATAATAAGGCTGTCCCGCATTTGGATATAATCCCATCATATGAAAAGCCAGCCATGAAGACATCGCTCCAGAATCATCATTTCCGGGAAGACCTTCTCTCGATGTATTGAAATTATCCTTGATAATGGTTCTGATTCTATCGCTGCTTAAATAGGGTTTTCCAATCCAATGATACAAACAAGGTGTAAGAAATGAAGGTTCGTTGGCAACATTAAATAAATTATTATCGAAGAATATATCTAATCGTTTTTCGAATGCTTTTTCTCCTCCTGATTTTTTTACCAATTCCGGAATATCATGCGGTAAACTAAATGAATATTCCCAAGAAGTTCCTTCGTAGAAAAATACGCACCAATGACAGACATACCAAGGTGATTCGATAATGACAGGCGTATATTTAAAAGTTGGTTTTTGGATTTTGGATTCTCCGAAAACGACATCATCCAGCCAGTTTCCATCTTTGTCTTTTGGCATAATAAATCCTTTTGCACCGTTATTTTCATAATCGGCACGCCATAAATTCTGCCAGTTCTCGGCCTGTTTGATGTATTGATTGTACAAATCTGTTTTACCCAAACCTTTGGCTACTGTGGCAATGTTATAATCGTTGTATGAATAATCTATTGTTCGGTTTCCTGCGCGGTCTGTGCCGTACGGAACGTAACCTAATTTCAGATAATCTATCAGTCCGCCTCTTCCTTCTCTTTCTTCATTTCCTCCGGGAGGCACTGTCGCATCTTTAATCATGGCCTGTAAAGCCAGTTCGTAATCTATTCCTTTTAAATTTTTCACAAAAGCATCGGCAATTACAACCTCAGCGTTAGATCCGCCTTGAGTTCGTCCGTTATCATTGCCGCTTCTTCCTTCGGGCATATAGCCTTCGCGTTTGTAGATATTCAGCATCGCGTTGATAATATCTACTTTTCGTTTACTATCAATTAAAGTGATTAACGGACTTGAGGTTCTAAAGGTGTCCCAAATGGTATAAAAATCATCGTAATACGGTTCATCATTGGTCCATAATGGGTTTTCGCCCGTTCTGTCAACCGGCATAATCATCGTGTGGTACAAACCTGTGTAGAACATTTTTCTGTACTCTACCGAGGTATCATCCGATAATTTGATTCGGCTTAATAAATCTTCCCATTTATTTTCTAAAGCGACTAAAACGGTATTGAAATTCCAATGCGGGATTTCGATTTCTATATTATTTTTGGCTTTTAATTCACTCAAAAATGAAATTCCTATTTTGACATTTAATTCTTCTTTTCCTGAATTTCCAAAAGAAAGCAATGCTCCGGTTTTCTTTCCTGAATCAAACTGTGCTTTTTGATTGTTGTAAAACATGCCGTCTTTAAAAGTGACATATTTAGCAATAGGCTGATCGAAAACGGCCCAAAAATAAACGGTATAAGCGCGTCCGTTATTCCATCCTCCCCTGATTCGGCTGTAACCTCTTACTTCGGTATCTGAAACTATTTCGATCTGAGAACCTACAAACTGCTGTGCTTCTCTGGCATCTGGAATCTTTTCTTCTCCAAGGAAAAATCCAGGGTCAATTTTTAATTCTTTTGATTTATCTTTTGGATAGGTTATTCTGTAAAATGAAACTTTTTCTCCAGTCGTTATTTCGGTTTTAATATTGTTTTCTTTGAAAACCGTTTCATAATAACCCAATTTTACATTTTCTTCTGCTCTGAAAGAAGTCTGATCCATTTTGTCTAAAGCTCCGGAAAATGGCATAATTGAGATGTTCCCGTATTTTGGACCGCCGCCTGTTCCGCTCACATGCACCTGACTGAATCCTGTAACTTCTTTAGGCATTGGAAGCCATCCGCTGTTTGGACTTACTGTACAATCAGGACTTGGCTTTACCATTCCGTACGGACAAGAAGGCCCGATAAAAACCCTGCCGACTCCTTCAGATCCAATCATGGGATCTACATATTGGTAAACTGTTTTTTGGGCATAAGAAGTTATCGCAAACAAAAGTGATATTCCTAAAAGTATATTTTTACTGTATATTTTCATTGCTTCTTTATTTTACTTTCTTGCTGACATCTGCAGGATCAGTTCTCCTCCGTTTGTAATCTCTTTATGGGTTAGTGTAAAATCTTTTACGTGTTTGTTGTTGTATTTTATGTCTTTGATATACACATTTTCAGGACTATTTTTCTGAGCATTAATTACAAATGTTTTTCCTGAATAATATTTTGGATTTAATGTTATCGTAATCTTATTAAATATCGGACTTCCTATTTGATAAACAGCGTCTTGGTCTGTTCCTCCGTTCATTTGAAACAAACCTAATTTCAACAAGACATTCAGGCTTCCCATTAATCCCTGATCTTCATCTCCGTTATAACCTGTTGCTGGCGATAAACCGCTGAAGGTTTCTTTTACCACATTTCTTGTCCAATACTGTGTTAAATCTGGTCTTCCTAAAATGGTGAAGATATTAGAAGTCTGCATAGACGGCTGATTTCCGAAATTTACAGGAATTCTGCTAAACTCCGGGTGCAATTCTGCATCGTGCGATGTGCCAGAAGTATAATTTTGTTTTTTAGCGGTTTCAAATTGCGCATTTAATTTTGCCGCTGCTTTTTCTTTTCCTCCCATTAAATCAGCCAGACCTAAAATATCATGCGGTACAAACCACGTTGACTGCGCACCGTTTGATTCTATAAATCCGTTTTCGTATTGATACGGATCGTAATTTTCACGCCATTTCCCGTCTGCGTTTTTCGGACGCATCCAGCCTATTTCAGCATCAAAAACATTTTTATAGTTTTTGGCTCTTTTCATGAAATATAGATAATCTTCTTCATGATTGAGTTTTTTAGCGAGCTGTGCCAAAGTCCAATCCTGATACGCATATTCCAAAGTCTGGCTTGCACCGTCTTCGTGGCTTCCGAAATTGCCGTCTGGAAGCGGATACGGCACATATCCTTTTTCTAAATAATACTTTAAGCCTCCGCCAATATTGGTATTGTGTTCATATCCGGCTTTTTCCATAATACCGCCGGGCATATGATTTTTTTTAAGTGCGATGTAAATTTTTTCCAGATTTTCTTTTACAATTCCTTTTTGAATCGCGCTGACAATAAAGGGGGTTGTCGAAGCTCCTGTCATTACATACGTATCATTTCCTCCAGAAGGACCGCGCGGGATTATTCCTCCGTCTTTGTAATACTGCATCAGCGAATACACAAATTCTTCCATAATTTCAGGATATACCAATCCCCAAAGGTTATTGATGGTCCATTGTGCTCCCCAAAAAGCATCTGAATTATAGTGGTTGAATTTTGGTTTTCCGTCTGCTTTTAAAGGCAAATGTCCTATCCTGAATATGTCCCCTGTATTATCAGGATAGGCTCCATTTGCATCACTAATCATTTTTCTTCCCTGCAGAGCATGCCATAAATCAGTGTAAAATCTTCTTTGGTCAGTTTCTGTTCCGCCTTCTATTTTTATTCTTCCTAACAAATTGCTCCATTCTTTTTGAGAATCGGCAGTTGTTTTATTGAAGTCCCAATACGGTAATTCTGTTTCAATATTGTTATTGGCATTCTCAATTGAG includes:
- a CDS encoding GH92 family glycosyl hydrolase produces the protein MKIYSKNILLGISLLFAITSYAQKTVYQYVDPMIGSEGVGRVFIGPSCPYGMVKPSPDCTVSPNSGWLPMPKEVTGFSQVHVSGTGGGPKYGNISIMPFSGALDKMDQTSFRAEENVKLGYYETVFKENNIKTEITTGEKVSFYRITYPKDKSKELKIDPGFFLGEEKIPDAREAQQFVGSQIEIVSDTEVRGYSRIRGGWNNGRAYTVYFWAVFDQPIAKYVTFKDGMFYNNQKAQFDSGKKTGALLSFGNSGKEELNVKIGISFLSELKAKNNIEIEIPHWNFNTVLVALENKWEDLLSRIKLSDDTSVEYRKMFYTGLYHTMIMPVDRTGENPLWTNDEPYYDDFYTIWDTFRTSSPLITLIDSKRKVDIINAMLNIYKREGYMPEGRSGNDNGRTQGGSNAEVVIADAFVKNLKGIDYELALQAMIKDATVPPGGNEEREGRGGLIDYLKLGYVPYGTDRAGNRTIDYSYNDYNIATVAKGLGKTDLYNQYIKQAENWQNLWRADYENNGAKGFIMPKDKDGNWLDDVVFGESKIQKPTFKYTPVIIESPWYVCHWCVFFYEGTSWEYSFSLPHDIPELVKKSGGEKAFEKRLDIFFDNNLFNVANEPSFLTPCLYHWIGKPYLSSDRIRTIIKDNFNTSREGLPGNDDSGAMSSWLAFHMMGLYPNAGQPYYLINTPLIKEVFVKLENGKSFKITTKKMSDKNRYIKTALLNGKPYNKAWILHDDINNGGELILEMDSKPSAWGTTILPPAK
- a CDS encoding GH92 family glycosyl hydrolase, translated to MELKKIYKIGHIAISLTLIFLVSCSAQKKLSLQKKQISDMVYPLLDTENSRWFYFSSASRPFGMVNLNPDTEIKGDWGGGYKYTTDTVKGFSHVHEWQMSGVSVMPVTISKENKAAIFKDFYSKFSHKAEVITPGYHSLKLDRYQITAELTSTKRVGFHKYTFPVKGQKAVLFNLNTILGPCENTNGKLEKNNDYELSGSLVLSTNFRRPKPLTVFFKVKTSEPISSVERDDATGNYLIHFDKTKEQVLMKVGISYTSIENANNNIETELPYWDFNKTTADSQKEWSNLLGRIKIEGGTETDQRRFYTDLWHALQGRKMISDANGAYPDNTGDIFRIGHLPLKADGKPKFNHYNSDAFWGAQWTINNLWGLVYPEIMEEFVYSLMQYYKDGGIIPRGPSGGNDTYVMTGASTTPFIVSAIQKGIVKENLEKIYIALKKNHMPGGIMEKAGYEHNTNIGGGLKYYLEKGYVPYPLPDGNFGSHEDGASQTLEYAYQDWTLAQLAKKLNHEEDYLYFMKRAKNYKNVFDAEIGWMRPKNADGKWRENYDPYQYENGFIESNGAQSTWFVPHDILGLADLMGGKEKAAAKLNAQFETAKKQNYTSGTSHDAELHPEFSRIPVNFGNQPSMQTSNIFTILGRPDLTQYWTRNVVKETFSGLSPATGYNGDEDQGLMGSLNVLLKLGLFQMNGGTDQDAVYQIGSPIFNKITITLNPKYYSGKTFVINAQKNSPENVYIKDIKYNNKHVKDFTLTHKEITNGGELILQMSARK
- a CDS encoding metallophosphoesterase family protein gives rise to the protein MFRTSAILVLLFFLSSCKSQQNTKKEVQIAFIADAHLQDIFAKFEDSNYNGIPNPATGKYANIRTMNSQLHSTRIFNENYFAFLEALNDIVKRDIKQVVLPGDFSDDGQPVHVRGLRKILNEYSQKHGLSFYVTTGNHDVVRPFSQDAIKTDFLGKDGKEQIISSSPDNLGKNKKELEPIITADIKNWGYKETINEMRDFGFFPKKTDLYWETPFSNYNYDNYNFEEAQKESVLEKRTYLIKNTNLYLPDASYLVEPIKGIWLLAIDANAYVPNEKLSGEPNNPYDFSGANTGYNNVLIYKNHLLNWVKKVAAEAKQRGKVLIAFSHYPMVDFNDDASPELKQLFGANKMQLQRVPDEEVAQQFADAGIQIHFGGHMHINDTGVRTSAKGNTLFNIQTPSLAAYMPAYKILTIHSHSDLEVETVVIGKVNKFNSLFPFYEQEYAHLKEIKSKDIWNKEILKAKDYEDFTNWHLKELVRLRFLPEDFPADFLKSIVNLSGKDLLLINDDKTEIDSLLKSNSLTISDFESWTGFDMIFDFYRLKSADELAFSKIGKKRLKQYELICSQLKKANDPKLVLWAAIFLKTMNGEPSDHFKIDLKNNKIDNLSVK
- a CDS encoding DUF4861 family protein, whose amino-acid sequence is MKLSIVTSLLFCCVCFGQNNTDNSLYMKSDKITYLTDIGSESGDLYKTIGHHGPAVENEWMALRIYFSDKVAIDVYSKAKPGLELRKANWYPTPEQQKEGWGADYYKVASTVGLGGVKLWDGEKVVPLNPVTNRLARVGKTDTTSWMEMISRGVPYKGKKVDILVRVTVFSGKREAKVEAVSLTGEKVQFATGVNYFKDCATKKGADYIAVWGKHPEDVAAEIVEVGGAIKYNPKDFEKTTDDGTQYLLISKPAKNLETTILSSCARETELNTLDKLEAYIKK